The following is a genomic window from Pelobacter seleniigenes DSM 18267.
TCGGTTTCGAGATATCCCGTAAAAAAGATTACCCGGAGCATGGTTTTACGCTCAGCTATATGACTTCAGCAGGGCTGCCCTTCGAACTGGAGCTGACCTACAATTACGAACAGGCCGAGCCCTATGTCATCGGCGATGGTTATTCCCACCTGGCAGTTGGGGTTGAGGACCTGGAGGCCTCGCATCAACGTCATAGCGAAATGGGTCTGCAGGTCACACCTATGAAAGGCTTGCCCGGCAGCCCACCCAAGTTTTATTTTGTTACCGATCCTGACGGCTTCCGGATTGAAGTTGTCCGTTATCAGAATGCCTAGAGGTGCCGGTTATGGATACTGAAGATCTTCTGGAACAGGGTAGCCGTGCCCTGGATAACGGCGATTACCGGGCTGCCAACGG
Proteins encoded in this region:
- the gloA gene encoding lactoylglutathione lyase: MDYPMIHICYRVMDLAASENFYRTAFGFEISRKKDYPEHGFTLSYMTSAGLPFELELTYNYEQAEPYVIGDGYSHLAVGVEDLEASHQRHSEMGLQVTPMKGLPGSPPKFYFVTDPDGFRIEVVRYQNA